The genome window CGGTAAGGGGGATGTCCTTCGGGCACACCTCCGTACAGGAGAACTGCGTCTGACACCGCCAGACGCCGTGTTCCTGCTCGATGATCTCCAGCCGCTTCTGTTTCATCTCCTCGCCCTCGCGTTCGTCCATCGCGAACCGGTACGCCTTGTTGATCGCGGCCGGCCCGAGGTACTCGTTGTCGCCCGCGGCGATGTTGCACGAGGACATGCACGCGCCACACCAGATACAGCGCGTGGACATCTTGATCTTCTCGCGGTTCTCCCGGTCCTGGCGCTGCTCTTCGAGCTCGCCGTCCGGGTACTCGTCCGTCTGGAAGTACGGCTCGACGGCCTCCATCTGCTCGTAGAAGTGCTCCATGTCGACGACGAGGTCCTTCGTCACCTCGGCGTGCGGGAGCGGCTCGACGCGGACCGGCTCCTCGAGGTCCGAGATCTGCGTCTTACACGCCAGCTTCTGGCCGCCGTTGACGAACATCGCGTCGGAGCCGCAGACGGCCTGCCGGCAGGAGTGCCGGAACGTGAGCGAGGAGTCGTACGTGTCGCGCGCGTACATCAGCGCGTCGAGGACGGTCATCCCCTTGGTGAACGGGACGTGGAACGTGTCGAACCGCGGCTCCTGTTTCCCCTCCACCTGCGGGTCGTAGCGGAACACCTTCAGCTCGATCGTGTCCTCGTCGGCGGCCGCCTTCTCGGCCTCCTCCGCCTGTCGCTGCTCGCGGCGCTCGGCCGCGCGGCGCCGCTTCTCCGCGCGGCGCTCGTCGCCCTTCGAGGCGGGCTCCGTCTCGGTCTCGGTCGATTCCTCGGTCTGCTTCGGAATTTGCGTGCTCATGGTCGGTTCAGTAGAGTCCGATGCCCGCCCACGCGTTCGCGGTGCGGATTCCCTGCGCGATCAGCACGACGCTCGCGGCGACGAGCGTCCACTTGATCACGGTGCGTTTCGTGCCGGTGAGCCCCTGGTTCACCAAGGCGTTGTAGACGCCGTTGACCCCGTGGAACGTCGCGGTCACGAGGAAGAGGATCATCAGCGAGTAGTAGCTCAGCTGCTCCATCCGGGCGGAGCTGGCGAGGAACGACACCTCGTCGGCGTGGTGGACGAAGTGGAGCAAGAAGAAGTGGAACGCCAACACGACTAAGAGGAAGACCGCCGTGACCCGCTGGAGGAACCACATCCGGCCGCCCGACTTGAACGAGGAGTAGCGCTCGGCCATCTCAGAACGCCCCCGCGATGAACGTCGGTACCGACGCGACGGTGATCGCTCCGGTTAAGATTAGCGACGCGTAGAAGCTTTTGTCCTGTGCGTCCAGCCCGATCCCGAGGTCGGTGAGGAGGAGTCGGGTCCCGTTGAGCATGTGGAACACCGCCACCGCGAGCAGGCCGACCTCCAGGAGCCGCACGAGCAGCAGCCCCTCCAAGGAGACGATCGTCTGCGTGTACACGTCGGTGCCCGCGTTGATGGCCGCCTGACTCGCGCCCGCCGCCGGAATCCCCGTACTCAACACGGCGATGTGCGTGAACAGGTACCCGATGAGCACCCATCCCGTGAACTTGTGGAAGATCCACGCCCACATCCCCGCCTCGAACTCCCGCCAGCGGCCGAAGTCCTCGATGAGGCCTCGATTGTACGACTGACTCATACCTAACGGTTCTGAACCGCGCTCGTATAGTAGTTACTAACACGGCGGCCTGCGCGGCCGGATCCCCGGAGACACCGATCGGAGCGAAATCGGAACGTACGGGGGTTCATGCGGCCGAGTTCTGAAACGGACCCGTCCCGCGAAACCCGTCGGTGTGACGCCGTTCCACGCCGTGGGTCGTCGCGGAAGCCTTATATGTCCCACTCCCGGTTCTACGGTCGCAATGGCGAAAGGCGAAGTTGACTTCTTCAACGACACTGGCGGCTACGGTTTCATTTCGACTGACGACGCGGACGAAGACGTGTTCTTCCACATGGAAGACGTCGGCGGCCCGGACCTCGAAGAGGGTCAGGAAGTCGAGTTCGACATCGAGGAGGCGGACAAGGGTCCGCGCGCGTCGAACGTCACCCGTCTGTAAGTCGGCGACACCCGAGGCGAATCGGCTTTTCGACTGTTCTCGTCCCCCGAGCGGCGGCGCCGGAGCGCGTTCCGCCGCGAGCGACGGGCCGCGTCGGCGGCGATCTGACTCGCCGCCGGACGGCCCCGACCGATAGGGATTTACCGCTCGCTGACTGACCGGTCAGTCAATGAGCGACTCGCCGAGCGCGGCAGCGGAGATCATGGACGGGGTGTACAGCGCCCTCCGCGCTCACGGCTACGCCGACCTGACGATGCAGGACATCGCCGACGAGTGTTCGAAGAGCAAGTCGCTGCTCCACTACCACTACGACACGAAGGAGGACCTGCTCGTCGCCTTCTTGGAGTACATCATCTCCGACTCCGAGGAGCGGATCGCGGCCCGCGCCGACGACCCGCCCGTCGACCGGTTGGTCCAGTTCGTCGGGTGGTTCGTCTTCGCGCCCGACGAGGCAGACCGCGAGGCGTTCCACATCGCCCTGCTGGAGCTGCGCACGCAGGGGCCGTTCAACGAGCGGATCCGCGAGCAACTGGCGCGCAGCGACCGGCTGCTCCGGGGGACCGTCGCCGACATCCTCGCGGACGGCATCGAGGCCGGCGTCTTCCGCGACGTCGACGTCGAGGAGACGGCGGCCCTGCTCGTGGCCACCCTCGACGGCGCGCGGACGCGGCAGATCACGCTCGCCGGCGCGGAGCGCGACGCCGAGGGCGACGGCTACACCCGAGAGGTCGCGGAGGCGGCGCTCCGGCGGATCGTCGGGCCGCTGCTCGCGGAGGGGGTCGAACTACCGCCGCTCGACGAGGCTATCGAGGCGCTCCGGCGCACCCCCGACGACTCTGACGGTGACGACGACCCCGACGGTTCGGACGACGACCCTGAGGCCGACGGGCCCGCGGGCGACCGCGAATGACCCGCTTCGGGTTCGAGCGGCCGCCGCCGGTCCTGCTCGCGGTGATCGCGAGCACCTTCTTCGTCGGCTTCGGCGGCGGCGTCGTCTTCCCAATCTTACCGAACCTCGGCGCGGTTCTCGGCATCTCGGCGTTCGTGGTCGGCGCGATCCTCTCAGCGAACCGGTGGGTGCGGCTCGTCGCGAACGCGCCGGCCGGCGCCCTCGTCGACCGGTACGGGACGCGGACGCCGTTCGTCGTCGGCCTGTTCGTCGAGGGGGTCGCCACGCTCGGCTACGTCGTCGCGCTCGCGATGCCGCCCGCCGAGTCGCTCCGCCCGCTCGCGGCCTCGCTGCCGACGGTCGCGGCCGGTCCCTTGGTCGTCGGCCCCGAGGAGTGGTTCGGTCCGATCGGGGTCGCCGTCGCGCCCGAGACGTGGTTCCTGCTCGCGCGGGTCCTCTGGGGGCTCGGCTCCGCGGCCGTGTTCGCGACCGCCTACACCATCGCCGCCGACCTCTCGGACAGCGGCTCGCGCGGGACGAACATGGGGATCGTCCGCGGCGGGATCACGATGGGGTTCCCGGCCGGCCTCGTGCTCGGCGGGATCGTCTCCGCGCTCGCGGGCAACGTCGCCGCGTTCACCGTCGCCGCCGCGTTCGCGCTCACGGCCAGCGTGGTCGCCTACCGGTACGTCCCGGAGACACACGTCACGACCGACCGCTCCGACGACTCGATCAGGCCGTGGGAGGTCGACACCGCGGTCCCCGCCGTGACGGTCGGCTTAGTCAACTTCGGGCTGATGTTCGCGTACATCGGTGCGCTCTTTTCCACGCTCGTTTTGTTCCTCGGCGCCGAGGACATCTCGCTGTTCGGCCTCGCCCCGCAGGGCACCTCCGGGCTGTTCATGGCCGGCACGGTCGTCTCGGCCGCGTTCTTCATGCTCGTCGGCGGGCGGGTCTCCGACACCCGTGACTCCCGGACGCCGATCCTGCTGGCGTTCCTCGTCGTCTCGTTCGTCGGGTTCCTGCTGCTCGCCCGGGCCGGGTCGGTCCTCTCTTTGGGCCTCGCCTGCGTCTTCATCGGCGCCGGGCAGGGCGGGACGAGCGGCCCGATGATGGCCCTGCTCGCGGACCTGACCCCCGACGAGCGGATGGGGCGCGCCTCGGGGACGAACAACGTCCTCGGCGACGTGGGCGGCGGCCTCGGCCCGATGGTGTCGCTCCCCCTGATCGAGGCGGTCGGGTTCACTCCCATCTACGCCGCCTGCGCGGCCCTCCCGCTGCTCGCCGGTGGCGTC of Halorubrum trapanicum contains these proteins:
- a CDS encoding succinate dehydrogenase/fumarate reductase iron-sulfur subunit → MSTQIPKQTEESTETETEPASKGDERRAEKRRRAAERREQRQAEEAEKAAADEDTIELKVFRYDPQVEGKQEPRFDTFHVPFTKGMTVLDALMYARDTYDSSLTFRHSCRQAVCGSDAMFVNGGQKLACKTQISDLEEPVRVEPLPHAEVTKDLVVDMEHFYEQMEAVEPYFQTDEYPDGELEEQRQDRENREKIKMSTRCIWCGACMSSCNIAAGDNEYLGPAAINKAYRFAMDEREGEEMKQKRLEIIEQEHGVWRCQTQFSCTEVCPKDIPLTEHIQELKREAVKNNLKFW
- a CDS encoding succinate dehydrogenase hydrophobic membrane anchor subunit; this translates as MAERYSSFKSGGRMWFLQRVTAVFLLVVLAFHFFLLHFVHHADEVSFLASSARMEQLSYYSLMILFLVTATFHGVNGVYNALVNQGLTGTKRTVIKWTLVAASVVLIAQGIRTANAWAGIGLY
- the sdhC gene encoding succinate dehydrogenase, cytochrome b556 subunit; this encodes MSQSYNRGLIEDFGRWREFEAGMWAWIFHKFTGWVLIGYLFTHIAVLSTGIPAAGASQAAINAGTDVYTQTIVSLEGLLLVRLLEVGLLAVAVFHMLNGTRLLLTDLGIGLDAQDKSFYASLILTGAITVASVPTFIAGAF
- a CDS encoding cold-shock protein, translating into MAKGEVDFFNDTGGYGFISTDDADEDVFFHMEDVGGPDLEEGQEVEFDIEEADKGPRASNVTRL
- a CDS encoding TetR/AcrR family transcriptional regulator; protein product: MSDSPSAAAEIMDGVYSALRAHGYADLTMQDIADECSKSKSLLHYHYDTKEDLLVAFLEYIISDSEERIAARADDPPVDRLVQFVGWFVFAPDEADREAFHIALLELRTQGPFNERIREQLARSDRLLRGTVADILADGIEAGVFRDVDVEETAALLVATLDGARTRQITLAGAERDAEGDGYTREVAEAALRRIVGPLLAEGVELPPLDEAIEALRRTPDDSDGDDDPDGSDDDPEADGPAGDRE
- a CDS encoding MFS transporter gives rise to the protein MTRFGFERPPPVLLAVIASTFFVGFGGGVVFPILPNLGAVLGISAFVVGAILSANRWVRLVANAPAGALVDRYGTRTPFVVGLFVEGVATLGYVVALAMPPAESLRPLAASLPTVAAGPLVVGPEEWFGPIGVAVAPETWFLLARVLWGLGSAAVFATAYTIAADLSDSGSRGTNMGIVRGGITMGFPAGLVLGGIVSALAGNVAAFTVAAAFALTASVVAYRYVPETHVTTDRSDDSIRPWEVDTAVPAVTVGLVNFGLMFAYIGALFSTLVLFLGAEDISLFGLAPQGTSGLFMAGTVVSAAFFMLVGGRVSDTRDSRTPILLAFLVVSFVGFLLLARAGSVLSLGLACVFIGAGQGGTSGPMMALLADLTPDERMGRASGTNNVLGDVGGGLGPMVSLPLIEAVGFTPIYAACAALPLLAGGVLLLGVRRETGTFLPGRVADETGSSDPSSVVDS